Proteins from one Bos indicus x Bos taurus breed Angus x Brahman F1 hybrid chromosome 19, Bos_hybrid_MaternalHap_v2.0, whole genome shotgun sequence genomic window:
- the PHB gene encoding prohibitin, whose product MAAKVFESIGKFGLALAVAGGVVNSALYNVDAGHRAVIFDRFRGVQDIVVGEGTHFLIPWVQKPIIFDCRSRPRNVPVITGSKDLQNVNITLRILFRPVASQLPRIFTSIGEDYDERVLPSITTEILKSVVARFDAGELITQRELVSRQVSDDLTERAATFGLILDDVSLTHLTFGKEFTEAVEAKQVAQQEAERARFVVEKAEQQKKAAIISAEGDSKAAELIANSLATAGDGLIELRKLEAAEDIAYQLSRSRNITYLPAGQSVLLQLPQ is encoded by the exons ATGGCTGCCAAAGTGTTTGAGTCCATTGGCAAGTTTGGTCTTGCCTTAGCCGTTGCAGGAGGCGTGGTGAACTCTGCCTTGTATAATG TGGATGCTGGGCACAGAGCTGTCATCTTTGACCGGTTCCGGGGAGTGCAGGACATTGTCGTAGGAGAAGGGACTCACTTCCTCATCCCTTGGGTACAGAAACCAATTATCTTTGACTGCCGCTCTCGACCACGTAATGTGCCAGTAATCACTGGTAGCAAAG ATTTACAGAATGTCAACATCACACTGCGCATCCTCTTCCGGCCGGTTGCTAGTCAGCTTCCTCGCATCTTCACCAGCATCGGCGAGGACTACGACGAGCGCGTGCTGCCATCCATCACTACAGAGATCCTCAAGTCCGTGGTG GCTCGCTTTGATGCTGGAGAACTGATCACCCAGAGAGAGCTGGTCTCCAGACAGGTGAGCGATGACCTCACAGAGCGAGCAGCGACCTTTGGGCTCATCCTGGATGACGTATCCTTG ACGCATCTGACCTTTGGGAAGGAGTTCACAGAAGCGGTGGAAGCCAaacaggtggctcagcaggaagcAGAGAGGGCCAGATTTGTGGTGGAAAAG GCTGAGCAGCAGAAGAAGGCAGCCATCATCTCCGCAGAGGGCGACTCCAAGGCGGCGGAGTTAATTGCCAACTCGCTCGCCACTGCAGGCGACGGCCTGATCGAGCTGCGCAAGCTGGAGGCCGCGGAAGACATCGCGTACCAGCTGTCGCGCTCACGGAACATCACCTACCTGCCCGCCGGGCAGTCGGTGCTCCTCCAGCTGCCCCAGTGA